One Rossellomorea aquimaris DNA window includes the following coding sequences:
- a CDS encoding dicarboxylate/amino acid:cation symporter gives MKVPFVLKMSVGFLLGIMVGLVFKADAEILKPFGTVLIHLLSLIAIPVIFLTVVQAVNKMSVTQLGRMGWKLILYYTATTAAAVFIGLGLAFWFNPGMNLSLPDAQVEEPKTPHFSDVLLQIIPDNLFQAFAGGDTLAIMFLAVIMGIAISWMKFSSDSKMKEYGNLLDKVFAAFNEMFYILLKGVLAYAPIGVFAISAATFGQQGWETMQSLAKFVGVFYAGIILLWLVVYAGFLKWSGQPVLHFFKQTKEAYSTAFFTSSSIASLPVAIQSAKKAGVSEKTANFALPLGAIFNSDGGALRMGVSIVFAANVTNLQLSVTDLLMIVLVGTLLSIGTSGVPAAGLVTLSAVLTMFGLPLEIVALIAGVDAIIGMGGTASNVTGDIVGAAVVDQSEEKKVESITI, from the coding sequence ATGAAAGTACCATTTGTTTTGAAGATGTCTGTCGGTTTCCTTCTTGGAATCATGGTTGGCCTGGTCTTCAAGGCAGATGCTGAGATCCTGAAGCCATTCGGAACGGTACTCATTCATCTTCTTAGTTTGATTGCGATTCCGGTTATATTCCTTACGGTGGTGCAGGCAGTGAATAAGATGAGTGTCACACAGCTTGGCAGGATGGGCTGGAAGCTGATTCTCTACTATACGGCCACGACGGCTGCGGCGGTGTTCATTGGTCTCGGATTGGCCTTTTGGTTCAATCCAGGGATGAATTTATCGTTGCCTGACGCTCAGGTGGAAGAACCGAAAACACCACACTTCTCGGATGTTTTACTTCAAATCATCCCGGATAATCTGTTTCAGGCTTTCGCAGGGGGAGACACGCTCGCGATCATGTTTCTTGCCGTGATTATGGGGATTGCGATTTCGTGGATGAAGTTTTCTTCAGATAGTAAAATGAAGGAATACGGGAACCTTCTTGATAAGGTGTTTGCTGCGTTCAATGAAATGTTCTACATCCTTTTAAAAGGAGTCCTTGCATACGCGCCGATCGGTGTGTTTGCCATAAGCGCCGCCACTTTTGGTCAGCAGGGATGGGAGACGATGCAATCTCTTGCCAAATTCGTAGGTGTCTTTTATGCAGGGATCATCCTGCTTTGGCTAGTGGTTTATGCTGGTTTCTTAAAGTGGTCGGGTCAACCGGTGCTTCACTTCTTTAAACAAACGAAAGAAGCTTATAGCACGGCCTTTTTTACCTCCAGCAGCATTGCGTCCTTGCCGGTTGCCATTCAATCGGCCAAGAAAGCAGGGGTCTCTGAAAAAACGGCGAATTTCGCCCTTCCCTTAGGCGCCATCTTCAATTCAGACGGTGGAGCATTAAGGATGGGTGTATCCATCGTATTTGCGGCAAACGTGACAAACTTACAGCTTTCGGTCACGGATCTACTGATGATTGTTCTGGTAGGTACCCTTCTTTCCATTGGAACCTCAGGAGTCCCGGCTGCCGGGCTCGTTACTTTATCAGCCGTCTTAACGATGTTCGGCTTGCCACTGGAGATTGTCGCCCTCATTGCTGGTGTCGATGCCATCATTGGTATGGGCGGAACGGCTTCCAACGTGACCGGTGATATCGTCGGAGCTGCGGTTGTCGATCAATCCGAAGAAAAGAAAGTGGAATCTATCACTATATAA
- a CDS encoding ABC-F family ATP-binding cassette domain-containing protein: protein MLELKLNGIKKYMEATLVVEDVSLEVYEGDKVGIVGANGSGKSTILKLIAGIEPMNYYPGYPQTSSHGYDEGLIHMSSGATIAYLEQSPTYPQGLKVIDVLNLAFEEMDAIELEMRELEEQMQVLQGTDLEKALNKYSDLTQLFEVKGGYERDEKVSKVCTGLKLSESFLERDFDLLSGGEKTSVVLGKLLIHQPDILLLDEPTNHLDMESIEWLEGYLKSYKGMVLIVSHDRYFLDNVVTKIMEIEDMRSISYKGNYSAFISQKEENMRIQYEHFREQQKKINRMEKTVLSLRDWAMRADNTKFFKRASSVQKKLDKMERIDKPVFERRNMRLDVRAAERSGNETIKAAGLSKRYGDKLIFNNTDVMIHFGERVGMLGPNGSGKTTFLKMLVGEDRQDEGKIEFGANVEAAYLPQNIAFNNEEVTVLDCFREDISILEGKAREYLAKFMFYKGSVFKKVKHLSGGERIRLKLAMLLFQDINLLILDEPTNHLDIDSIETLEGALEDFGGTILFISHDRYFINRMAERIIAVEDYSLRSYHGNYDEYKREKEKRSQADRKDPGSEKNKKPVEESEAISNEAALTRVMKRIESLEKEIKEIDLAMAAGQVDYDALNQLYGQKLHYVNELDTAMELWLRYNE, encoded by the coding sequence ATGTTGGAACTAAAATTAAATGGGATCAAAAAATATATGGAAGCGACGCTTGTCGTGGAGGATGTATCGCTGGAAGTGTATGAAGGGGATAAGGTCGGAATCGTAGGGGCAAATGGAAGCGGTAAGAGCACCATCTTGAAGCTGATTGCAGGAATCGAGCCGATGAATTACTATCCTGGTTATCCCCAGACATCGAGTCATGGATATGACGAAGGCCTCATTCATATGTCGAGTGGAGCGACCATTGCCTATCTTGAACAATCCCCTACCTATCCGCAAGGGTTGAAAGTCATCGATGTGCTGAATTTGGCCTTTGAGGAGATGGACGCAATTGAGCTGGAAATGCGTGAATTGGAAGAGCAAATGCAGGTCTTGCAGGGAACGGATCTAGAGAAAGCCCTGAATAAATACAGCGATTTGACTCAATTATTTGAAGTGAAGGGTGGATATGAACGGGACGAGAAAGTAAGCAAGGTGTGCACGGGACTAAAGCTTTCGGAGAGTTTTTTAGAAAGGGACTTTGATCTTTTGAGTGGTGGGGAGAAGACATCCGTCGTCCTTGGGAAGCTATTGATTCATCAACCCGATATCCTCCTATTGGATGAACCGACCAATCATCTTGATATGGAATCCATCGAATGGCTGGAGGGCTATCTGAAGAGCTATAAAGGGATGGTTCTCATCGTGTCGCATGACCGCTATTTTCTGGATAACGTCGTGACAAAGATCATGGAAATCGAGGATATGAGATCGATTAGCTACAAAGGAAACTACTCCGCTTTTATCAGCCAAAAAGAAGAGAATATGCGCATTCAATACGAGCATTTCCGGGAACAGCAAAAGAAGATCAACCGCATGGAAAAGACCGTGTTGAGTCTGCGTGACTGGGCGATGAGGGCTGATAATACCAAGTTCTTTAAGAGGGCCTCAAGCGTTCAAAAGAAACTGGATAAAATGGAACGCATCGATAAGCCAGTTTTTGAACGAAGGAATATGAGGCTTGATGTGAGAGCTGCAGAGAGATCTGGAAATGAAACCATCAAGGCGGCGGGGCTTTCTAAACGCTATGGGGATAAATTAATTTTTAACAATACAGATGTCATGATTCATTTTGGAGAAAGAGTAGGCATGCTGGGTCCGAATGGAAGTGGGAAAACCACTTTCTTAAAAATGCTTGTCGGAGAAGATCGGCAGGATGAAGGCAAAATAGAATTTGGTGCAAATGTAGAGGCAGCCTATTTACCACAAAATATTGCTTTTAATAATGAGGAAGTCACCGTGTTGGACTGCTTCCGTGAGGACATCTCCATACTTGAAGGAAAGGCTCGGGAATACTTGGCGAAATTTATGTTTTACAAAGGCAGTGTCTTCAAGAAAGTAAAGCATCTCTCAGGTGGGGAAAGAATCAGGCTAAAACTTGCAATGCTGTTATTTCAAGATATCAATTTACTGATACTTGATGAGCCGACGAATCATCTGGATATTGATTCGATCGAAACCCTTGAGGGAGCCCTTGAAGACTTCGGTGGTACGATTCTCTTCATTTCCCACGATCGCTATTTTATCAACCGGATGGCGGAGAGAATCATTGCTGTAGAGGATTATTCTTTGAGGAGCTATCATGGAAATTACGATGAGTATAAACGTGAAAAAGAGAAGCGAAGCCAGGCAGATAGAAAAGACCCCGGTAGTGAAAAGAATAAGAAGCCAGTAGAGGAATCAGAGGCGATAAGCAATGAAGCCGCACTTACGAGAGTAATGAAAAGAATTGAGAGCCTTGAAAAAGAAATAAAGGAGATCGACCTGGCCATGGCGGCGGGACAGGTCGATTATGATGCTCTTAATCAGCTGTATGGTCAAAAACTTCACTACGTCAATGAGCTGGATACTGCCATGGAGCTGTGGCTGCGTTATAATGAATGA
- a CDS encoding kinase gives MEIQFDIKELLAAIQSNDRTILGIDGLSRSGKTTFVEQLRESLKREKIDHHIFHIDDHIVERSQRYHTGYEEWYEYFHLQWNVRWLRENFFIKLKQDKEITLPFYDPQTDTHDCRMITLPESGLIIVEGVFLQRKEWADFFHHLIFLDCPREKRFMREAETAKQKLDKFEKRYWKAENYYMNTFHPWESADIVLKT, from the coding sequence ATGGAAATCCAATTTGATATAAAGGAACTCCTGGCTGCCATTCAATCTAATGACAGAACCATATTAGGAATAGACGGCTTAAGCCGTTCCGGAAAAACAACGTTCGTTGAACAACTGAGGGAAAGTTTGAAAAGAGAAAAGATCGATCACCACATCTTTCATATCGATGACCACATCGTTGAACGCAGCCAACGGTATCATACTGGTTATGAAGAGTGGTATGAATATTTTCACCTGCAATGGAACGTTCGTTGGTTAAGAGAAAACTTTTTTATAAAGCTGAAGCAGGACAAGGAAATCACCCTGCCGTTTTATGATCCACAAACGGATACCCACGACTGTAGAATGATTACGCTTCCTGAGTCCGGTCTCATCATCGTAGAAGGCGTTTTCCTCCAAAGGAAGGAATGGGCAGACTTCTTTCACCACCTCATCTTTTTGGATTGTCCCCGGGAAAAGAGATTTATGCGGGAAGCAGAGACTGCTAAACAGAAACTGGACAAGTTTGAAAAGAGATATTGGAAGGCGGAAAATTATTATATGAATACCTTTCATCCATGGGAAAGTGCCGATATTGTTTTGAAGACTTAA
- a CDS encoding nucleoside 2-deoxyribosyltransferase yields MNFYVASSFHNSKQVRDVSERLKRKRYIHTYDWTQNSRASSVEELKRIGEKEKQAIIESDVVIVLLPGGKGSHVELGIALGLNKRVILFSPHDEVSDFAQTTTFYHLPEVEVCTGTVQELVDYVTAGNVL; encoded by the coding sequence ATGAACTTTTATGTTGCCTCAAGCTTTCACAACAGTAAGCAAGTACGTGACGTCAGTGAACGTTTGAAAAGAAAAAGGTATATCCATACATATGACTGGACTCAAAATAGCAGGGCCTCGAGCGTTGAGGAGCTGAAAAGGATTGGTGAAAAGGAAAAACAGGCCATCATCGAATCCGATGTGGTCATCGTGTTATTGCCGGGGGGAAAAGGAAGTCATGTTGAACTGGGGATAGCTCTTGGCCTCAATAAACGTGTCATCTTATTTTCCCCTCATGACGAAGTAAGTGACTTTGCTCAGACAACGACATTCTATCATTTGCCAGAGGTTGAAGTATGTACCGGAACCGTTCAGGAATTAGTAGACTATGTAACTGCAGGAAACGTTCTATGA
- a CDS encoding LysR family transcriptional regulator has protein sequence MQLDWIRTFVTLAQLRHFTKTSEFLNLSQPTVSVHIKKLEQSLGAELIHRSSTNQVFQLTPAGIQVFEQGKKILEQWRKMEQVTQKTEEILLRIGATHTVSDVLLPDFVKKIKMLYPHIRLQLKIHNHETIVEALNHKELDLALVEGTRGLEPFQLEVISHDELRFFASNRMNLHSSPLILREIGSGTREYADDFLRSERLVPTEILEASSHYLIKQLAVRGLGIAFLSSYMVKEEVLKGILVPIDPYVIHRPFYSVYPEDGEAGSIVRELVELIGSPS, from the coding sequence ATGCAACTGGATTGGATTCGCACCTTTGTCACTCTCGCCCAGCTTCGGCATTTTACGAAAACAAGTGAATTCCTGAACCTGTCCCAACCGACAGTCAGCGTCCACATCAAGAAATTGGAACAATCCTTAGGAGCTGAACTCATCCACCGTTCCTCTACCAATCAGGTTTTTCAATTAACACCTGCAGGGATTCAAGTGTTTGAACAAGGAAAGAAGATACTGGAGCAGTGGAGAAAGATGGAACAAGTCACACAAAAGACTGAGGAAATCCTATTAAGGATCGGGGCCACTCACACCGTCAGTGACGTACTTCTTCCCGACTTTGTCAAAAAAATCAAGATGCTGTATCCTCACATCCGCCTTCAGTTGAAGATCCACAACCACGAAACGATTGTGGAGGCACTGAATCATAAAGAACTCGACCTTGCCCTTGTGGAAGGAACACGGGGACTGGAGCCTTTTCAACTGGAAGTGATCAGCCATGACGAGCTGCGTTTCTTTGCTAGCAACCGAATGAATCTTCACTCTTCTCCCCTCATCCTCCGGGAAATCGGATCAGGAACGAGAGAATATGCCGACGATTTTCTTAGGTCCGAACGACTTGTGCCGACTGAAATACTTGAAGCAAGCAGTCATTACTTAATCAAGCAGCTCGCTGTAAGGGGCCTCGGCATCGCATTCCTTTCAAGCTACATGGTAAAAGAAGAAGTCCTTAAGGGAATTCTCGTCCCGATTGATCCCTACGTCATCCACCGGCCGTTTTATTCGGTGTATCCTGAAGATGGAGAGGCGGGATCAATTGTGAGGGAGTTAGTAGAGTTAATCGGGAGTCCTTCATAA
- a CDS encoding SDR family oxidoreductase has translation MTNLKGKVAIVTGASRSKGIGAAICRTLASAGSDIFFTHLTAFDETNGNGIENEFPDTLCEELKQMGVRAFHMEVDLSEDGSPRRTMDLVEETMGTPSILVNNATFESPANFRTLNRDILDKHYQVNNSGTLMLTMEFAKRYEIAFPERKDGRIINMVSKGPDPNNLAYIASKGMLIAITEPLSVGLAPIGITVNSVDPGPTDSGWINEEIREHLLPMFPMGRLGKPEDAAKLIRFLASDDSGWITGQLIKSEGGFLGK, from the coding sequence ATGACCAATCTAAAAGGAAAAGTAGCAATCGTGACAGGAGCGAGTCGCTCAAAAGGAATAGGGGCAGCGATTTGCAGAACACTTGCGAGCGCCGGGTCAGACATCTTTTTTACTCATTTGACCGCGTTTGATGAGACGAATGGAAATGGAATAGAGAATGAGTTTCCGGACACCTTATGTGAAGAATTAAAACAAATGGGCGTACGTGCCTTTCATATGGAAGTTGACTTGAGCGAAGACGGATCGCCGCGTCGAACAATGGATCTGGTGGAAGAAACAATGGGAACACCAAGCATACTAGTAAACAATGCCACATTCGAATCACCGGCGAATTTTCGAACATTGAATAGAGACATTCTGGATAAACATTATCAAGTGAACAATAGCGGGACCCTCATGCTGACGATGGAGTTTGCGAAGAGATATGAAATAGCATTTCCTGAAAGAAAAGACGGGCGGATCATCAACATGGTATCAAAGGGTCCGGATCCCAATAATCTGGCTTATATCGCATCAAAGGGCATGTTGATTGCCATCACGGAGCCATTATCCGTCGGCCTCGCGCCAATTGGCATCACCGTCAATTCAGTTGACCCCGGTCCGACCGATTCCGGGTGGATCAATGAAGAGATAAGGGAACACTTACTTCCGATGTTTCCAATGGGACGTCTAGGTAAACCTGAGGATGCAGCAAAGTTGATTCGATTTTTAGCCAGCGATGATTCCGGATGGATTACCGGCCAGCTGATAAAATCAGAGGGTGGATTTTTGGGTAAGTAA
- a CDS encoding ATP-binding cassette domain-containing protein, which produces MIQIHEVTKQFKDKKKYVTALKHVSFSVEKGEVVGLLGENGAGKTTLLRTIATLLTPTEGSVQVAGYDTIKNPNEIKTKIGVLFGGETGLYDRLTARENLQYFALLYGLSKHETKVRIDDLARMFGMRDYLDRRVSGFSKGMRQKVAIARTLIHNPDIILFDEPTTGLDITSSNVFRQLVHQLKREGKTIVFSSHIMEEVSLLCDKVAMMHKGELVYHGDIEHLYQTEKSRDLNYIFMSKLVRGDEHYAS; this is translated from the coding sequence GTGATACAGATACACGAAGTAACGAAACAGTTCAAAGACAAGAAGAAGTATGTCACAGCGCTAAAGCATGTCTCTTTTTCAGTGGAAAAGGGTGAGGTCGTTGGTCTGTTAGGGGAAAATGGGGCCGGAAAGACAACCCTGCTTCGAACGATAGCGACCCTTCTGACGCCTACTGAGGGCTCTGTGCAAGTAGCAGGATACGATACGATTAAGAATCCAAATGAAATCAAGACGAAAATCGGTGTGCTATTCGGAGGAGAAACAGGACTCTATGACCGATTGACAGCCAGGGAAAATCTTCAATACTTTGCTCTGTTATATGGATTAAGCAAGCACGAAACGAAAGTGCGCATCGATGATCTGGCAAGGATGTTCGGCATGAGGGATTATCTTGACCGGAGAGTTTCCGGCTTCTCGAAAGGTATGCGTCAGAAGGTTGCCATCGCGAGAACGTTGATCCACAATCCCGATATCATCCTGTTCGATGAACCAACGACAGGGTTGGACATCACGTCTTCCAACGTCTTTCGACAGCTCGTCCATCAGCTGAAGCGCGAAGGAAAAACAATTGTCTTCTCCAGCCATATCATGGAGGAAGTGTCCTTGCTATGCGACAAGGTAGCGATGATGCATAAAGGGGAATTGGTGTATCACGGCGACATCGAGCACCTCTATCAAACAGAAAAGAGCCGGGATCTGAACTATATCTTTATGAGCAAGCTGGTGAGAGGGGATGAACACTATGCTTCTTAA
- a CDS encoding NUDIX hydrolase, producing MISNNQPTQTIYSPPKHIISAATIVQNEKGEILLIKGPRRGWEMPGGQVEEGESLKEAAIRETKEESGIDIEIVKFCGVFQNVSRSICNTLFLARAVGGKPTTSSESLEVAFFPVEEALDMVNWKNFRERIEYCLDETQHPFYIDF from the coding sequence TTGATTTCAAATAATCAGCCTACACAAACGATATATTCACCACCCAAACACATCATCTCAGCAGCAACGATCGTACAGAATGAAAAAGGAGAAATCCTGTTAATCAAAGGTCCCAGAAGAGGCTGGGAAATGCCGGGGGGACAAGTGGAAGAAGGCGAGTCACTGAAGGAAGCGGCCATCCGGGAAACGAAGGAAGAAAGTGGGATCGATATTGAAATAGTCAAATTTTGCGGGGTGTTTCAGAATGTAAGTCGTTCGATCTGTAACACACTGTTTTTAGCCAGGGCGGTAGGTGGGAAGCCGACCACTTCCTCGGAAAGTCTCGAAGTCGCGTTCTTTCCGGTTGAGGAAGCCTTGGATATGGTCAATTGGAAGAATTTCAGGGAGAGAATTGAATACTGTTTGGATGAAACCCAACACCCGTTTTATATCGATTTTTGA
- a CDS encoding cell wall hydrolase, with amino-acid sequence MPRVKYTDADVALMARMMRAEAEGEGKQGMLYVGNVIVNRAKADCLDFKKVRSIRQVIFQVQGGNYSFEAVQKGNLFYNRARSVEKRLAKKNLDYWAQHPAKYALWYFNPYAPCPPTWYNQPFSGQFKNHCYYEPAAGSCESVYTGG; translated from the coding sequence ATGCCAAGAGTCAAATACACAGATGCAGACGTTGCCTTAATGGCGAGGATGATGCGAGCGGAAGCCGAGGGCGAAGGAAAACAAGGGATGTTGTATGTCGGAAACGTTATCGTGAATCGCGCGAAAGCGGATTGTTTAGACTTTAAAAAAGTGAGAAGCATTCGACAAGTCATATTTCAGGTACAGGGAGGAAATTATTCCTTTGAAGCCGTTCAAAAAGGGAATCTCTTTTACAACAGAGCAAGATCGGTTGAAAAAAGATTAGCCAAAAAGAATTTGGATTATTGGGCCCAGCACCCGGCGAAATATGCTCTTTGGTATTTTAACCCCTATGCCCCATGTCCTCCAACATGGTACAATCAACCTTTTTCCGGTCAATTTAAAAATCATTGTTATTATGAGCCGGCAGCTGGATCATGTGAAAGTGTTTATACCGGTGGTTAA
- a CDS encoding DinB family protein, translating into MNSYCKSALHQIQICIETLLKITNQLEEKDLYIRPAPDKHSIGELLEHIALICEADWRISNEASQDDMEAFYSSVSYRDLHSIREGLLEHFETLCSNYKNLSEKALLTKTTSHWGVTYTRYEWLLEIVAHMYHHRGQLHSILVHCGKDPGLLMFE; encoded by the coding sequence ATGAATTCCTATTGTAAATCGGCATTACATCAAATTCAAATTTGTATCGAAACTCTGCTTAAAATCACCAACCAATTGGAAGAGAAAGATCTATATATAAGACCTGCTCCAGACAAGCATTCCATCGGAGAACTTTTAGAGCATATTGCACTAATTTGTGAGGCGGATTGGCGCATTTCCAATGAAGCTTCTCAAGACGATATGGAAGCTTTTTATTCATCGGTTTCATATAGAGATTTACATTCGATACGCGAAGGTTTATTGGAGCATTTCGAAACACTTTGTTCTAACTATAAGAACTTATCAGAAAAAGCTCTTCTCACGAAAACAACATCCCATTGGGGAGTGACGTACACAAGATATGAGTGGCTTTTAGAAATCGTCGCTCATATGTATCATCATAGGGGACAACTACATTCTATACTGGTGCATTGTGGCAAGGACCCAGGGCTTTTAATGTTTGAATAG
- a CDS encoding NAD(P)H-binding protein, with protein sequence MKKAMVVGASGGMGYALVMELVSRGVEVVAFARGKEQLTRLFEGMERVTLKPGDAKNKDQLIHAAMGSDIIFHAMNLPYEEWKHKLSTITGNIILAAEQNNARLAVVDNIYAYGRSAGALLTEDGEKHPHTRKGKLRLEMDRMIKQASFPALICHFPDFYGPNATNTYIHFTLEQLLKKKKAGFVGPKNVVREFMYTRDGAKAMVDLASHDGAYGQNWNVPAVAPITGDEVERILKRQLGEEKGLYSISKSMFAVFSLFAGKGMREALEMQYINSEPTILSGEKIDGFIGKRQHTSYEQGIAETIAFMRG encoded by the coding sequence GTGAAAAAGGCAATGGTCGTAGGTGCTTCTGGAGGAATGGGGTATGCCCTTGTAATGGAATTGGTAAGCAGGGGTGTCGAGGTCGTTGCATTTGCAAGAGGAAAAGAGCAGTTGACCAGGTTATTCGAAGGTATGGAACGTGTCACACTCAAGCCTGGGGACGCAAAAAATAAAGATCAACTTATTCATGCTGCAATGGGCAGTGACATCATCTTTCATGCGATGAACCTTCCTTATGAAGAGTGGAAGCATAAATTAAGTACGATTACAGGAAACATCATCCTTGCAGCGGAACAAAACAACGCCAGGTTGGCCGTTGTAGACAATATCTACGCCTACGGAAGAAGTGCCGGTGCATTGCTGACCGAAGATGGAGAAAAACACCCTCATACACGAAAAGGCAAACTGCGCTTAGAAATGGACCGCATGATCAAGCAAGCCTCTTTTCCGGCGCTCATCTGCCATTTTCCGGACTTTTATGGACCAAATGCTACCAACACATACATCCATTTCACATTAGAACAGCTTTTGAAAAAGAAAAAAGCGGGATTTGTCGGTCCGAAAAATGTTGTACGTGAATTCATGTATACCAGGGATGGGGCGAAAGCGATGGTCGACTTGGCCAGCCATGATGGAGCATACGGACAAAATTGGAATGTACCTGCCGTCGCACCGATAACCGGGGACGAAGTAGAGCGGATCCTAAAAAGGCAGCTGGGAGAAGAAAAAGGGCTTTACTCCATCTCAAAGTCGATGTTTGCCGTATTCTCCCTATTCGCAGGGAAGGGAATGCGTGAAGCATTAGAGATGCAGTACATTAATTCTGAACCTACGATTCTATCTGGAGAAAAGATCGATGGATTTATAGGAAAACGGCAGCACACGTCCTATGAACAGGGGATAGCGGAAACCATTGCATTTATGAGAGGGTAA
- a CDS encoding ABC transporter permease, whose product MLLNIYLKELKDSFRDRRTLLLTVLLPIFMMSGLVFFYENMVSGDDGETYTLAVDSSINKEVTDLFSEYEAIDIVKSADPEKSLEEGDALAAMIVSPDFLRNIEQGKEAGVTIIGDSLSQKSSNLMNVVTTALTAYEKQVTAERLESQGTDLSLIEPFVITQEEMSDDDTSMFLLAFLVPLILAISIGVGTGPSAADLFAGEKEKKTMEALLMTPVKRSTLLLAKWLTISTVGVVTGIVTLIVLAIEISLFTENLKAAVSFGDNVYVIIILALLLTIVYAVFVASLQMITSIIGKTVKEAQSYSAPIMMLAAFPGMIITNVGLNELSFQHFAIPVLNLFSQFKELFMGVIDYQHLFLTFGSNLLFMLVIFVIGRILFLKDKWVMN is encoded by the coding sequence ATGCTTCTTAATATCTATCTGAAAGAATTGAAGGACAGCTTCCGCGACCGGAGAACCCTTTTGCTGACGGTCCTTCTGCCCATCTTCATGATGAGCGGGCTTGTATTCTTCTATGAAAATATGGTTTCCGGTGACGATGGAGAAACGTACACCCTTGCCGTTGATTCGTCTATTAATAAAGAAGTGACAGATCTGTTTTCAGAGTATGAAGCGATTGATATTGTGAAGTCTGCTGATCCTGAAAAGTCCCTTGAAGAGGGGGATGCCCTTGCCGCCATGATTGTAAGTCCTGATTTCCTACGTAACATTGAACAAGGAAAAGAAGCAGGTGTGACCATCATCGGCGACTCCTTAAGCCAGAAATCCAGCAACCTTATGAATGTTGTGACCACCGCGTTGACTGCCTATGAGAAACAAGTGACAGCAGAGAGACTGGAATCTCAAGGGACGGACCTCTCCCTGATTGAGCCTTTTGTCATCACTCAGGAGGAAATGTCAGATGACGACACGAGCATGTTCCTACTTGCCTTCCTTGTCCCATTGATACTGGCCATTTCTATTGGGGTGGGAACGGGTCCATCTGCAGCGGATTTGTTTGCCGGTGAAAAAGAGAAGAAGACGATGGAAGCCTTACTTATGACACCGGTCAAACGCTCTACTCTTCTGTTGGCAAAATGGTTGACCATCTCGACAGTGGGTGTGGTCACGGGAATCGTGACGCTGATCGTGCTGGCGATTGAAATCAGTCTCTTTACAGAAAACCTTAAGGCGGCCGTATCCTTTGGAGATAATGTGTATGTGATCATCATCCTTGCCCTGCTTCTCACCATCGTATATGCGGTGTTCGTTGCATCCCTTCAAATGATCACCAGCATTATCGGGAAAACCGTCAAGGAAGCACAAAGCTATAGCGCCCCAATCATGATGCTAGCAGCCTTTCCCGGTATGATCATCACGAATGTTGGACTGAATGAACTATCCTTCCAACACTTTGCCATTCCGGTCCTGAACCTGTTCAGCCAATTTAAAGAACTGTTCATGGGTGTAATCGATTATCAGCATCTTTTCCTGACGTTCGGAAGCAACCTTCTCTTTATGCTAGTCATATTTGTGATTGGCAGAATCCTATTTTTGAAGGATAAATGGGTGATGAACTGA
- a CDS encoding TetR/AcrR family transcriptional regulator: MSPRKAVAQELTKEMVMAAARELFRKKGYQQVSMRQIASELGYSHGSIYYHFKNKAELFYAMIETDFKLLDQWLDDVMDRDMGNEGKLRGILLAFIRFGLSHKSQYEMMFLLADEEVKSYVNKGPNESYEKFAQALIQLSNREITIQQTWSIFLALHGFVSHYCRCDETYEEVESLAQSHVNFILKSIG; the protein is encoded by the coding sequence ATGTCACCGAGAAAAGCAGTAGCACAGGAGCTTACGAAGGAAATGGTGATGGCCGCGGCACGGGAGCTTTTTCGGAAGAAGGGCTACCAGCAGGTGTCCATGAGGCAGATTGCGTCTGAGCTTGGATACAGTCACGGCTCCATCTACTACCATTTCAAAAATAAAGCAGAATTGTTCTATGCCATGATCGAAACCGATTTTAAGCTGTTGGATCAATGGCTGGATGATGTAATGGATCGGGATATGGGTAACGAAGGGAAATTAAGGGGCATTCTCCTCGCATTCATTCGATTCGGGCTCAGTCATAAAAGCCAGTATGAAATGATGTTTCTGCTTGCGGATGAGGAAGTCAAGAGCTACGTGAACAAAGGACCGAACGAATCCTATGAGAAATTCGCGCAAGCCCTTATCCAGTTAAGCAACAGAGAGATCACCATCCAGCAGACATGGTCGATATTCCTGGCACTACACGGGTTTGTCAGTCATTATTGTCGTTGTGATGAAACCTATGAAGAAGTGGAGAGCCTTGCACAATCGCACGTGAATTTTATCCTGAAATCAATAGGATAA